One region of Solanum pennellii chromosome 6, SPENNV200 genomic DNA includes:
- the LOC107023206 gene encoding stearoyl-[acyl-carrier-protein] 9-desaturase, chloroplastic, which translates to MALKLNAFNFQSHKYSSSFVHPPMLSLRSPKFFMAASLTSGTKEVENLKKPFSPPREVHVQVTHSMPPQKIEIFKSLEGWAEQNLLTLLKPVEKSWQPQDFLPDPASDGFHDQVKELRERAKELPDDYLVVLVGDMITEEALPTYQSMINTLDGVRDETGASPTSWAIWTRAWTAEENRHGDLLNKYLYLSGRVDMRAIEKTIQYLIGSGMDPRTENSPYLGYIYTSFQERATFISHGNTARFAKEHGDIKLAQICGTIAADEKRHETAYTKIVEKLFEIDPDGTVLAFADMMRKKIAMPAHLMYDGRDDNLFDHFSAVAQRLGVYTASDYADILEFLVGRWKVSGLTGLSGEGRKAQEYLCGLTARIRRLEERAQVRAKQGPIMPFSWIYDREVQL; encoded by the exons ATGGCTTTGAAGCTAAATGCCTTTAACTTTCAATCTCACAagtattcttcttcttttgttcaTCCACCTATGCTAAGTCTTAGATCTCCCAAGTTTTTCATGGCTGCAAGTCTTACTTCTGGTACAAA GGAGGTTGAGAACCTGAAGAAACCCTTTTCTCCTCCTCGTGAGGTTCATGTTCAAGTAACACACTCTATGCCGCCTCAAAAGATTGAGATTTTTAAATCTCTAGAGGGGTGGGCGGAGCAAAATTTATTGACTCTCCTGAAACCAGTGGAGAAAAGCTGGCAACCACAGGATTTCCTGCCCGATCCTGCGTCTGATGGATTTCATGACCAAGTCAAGGAATTGAGGGAGAGGGCTAAGGAGCTTCCAGATGATTATCTTGTTGTTCTCGTTGGGGATATGATCACTGAAGAAGCCCTTCCAACATATCAGAGTATGATAAATACCTTGGATGGTGTTCGTGATGAAACTGGCGCAAGCCCTACTTCTTGGGCCATTTGGACAAGAGCTTGGACTGCCGAAGAGAACAGGCATGGTGATCTCCTCAACAAGTATCTTTACCTTTCCGGACGAGTTGACATGAGAGCAATTGAGAAAACAATTCAATACTTGATTGGATCTGGAATG GATCCTAGGACAGAAAACAGTCCATACCTAGGATATATTTACACCTCATTCCAGGAAAGAGCAACTTTTATCTCCCATGGGAACACAGCTAGATTTGCTAAGGAGCATGGAGACATCAAGCTGGCTCAAATCTGTGGCACGATTGCTGCAGACGAGAAGCGTCATGAGACAGCCTATACCAAGATTGTTGAAAAGCTTTTCGAGATCGACCCTGATGGCACTGTGCTAGCATTTGCTGATATGATGAGGAAAAAGATAGCAATGCCAGCACACTTGATGTACGATGGTCGTGACGATAACCTGTTTGATCACTTCTCAGCAGTTGCTCAACGTCTCGGCGTCTACACTGCTAGTGACTATGCAGATATACTGGAGTTCCTTGTTGGTCGATGGAAAGTGTCTGGTCTTACTGGATTATCAGGAGAAGGAAGGAAAGCTCAGGAATACCTATGCGGGTTGACAGCAAGAATCAGAAGACTGGAAGAGAGAGCTCAAGTGAGGGCAAAACAAGGACCAATCATGCCATTTAGCTGGATATATGACAGAGAGGTGCAGCTCTAA
- the LOC107023851 gene encoding protein FAM136A-like produces MDAIAAAEERIVSERLRQKLNEVNVAAQTQLAGIQDHIAFTLQQAYYRCAYECFDRRRNQEEIGRCVEHCSVPVHNAQNLFQNEMAKFQERLNRSLMVCQDKFESAKLQKNKSNATMELESCVDQSVHDSINVLPHLVDKLNASLGINN; encoded by the exons ATGGATGCAATAGCAGCAGCTGAAGAGAGGATAGTTTCAGAAAGATTAAGGCAAAAACTCAACGAAGTTAATGTAGCTGCCCAAACCCAACTCGCCGGCATTCAAGACCACATTGCTTTCACTCTTCAG CAAGCTTATTACAGATGTGCTTACGAATGCTTTGATAGGAGAAGAAATCAAGAGGAGATAGGGCGATGTGTGGAGCATTGCAGTGTTCCTGTGCACAATGCTCAGAATCTTTTCCAGAATGAAATGGCCAAGTTTCAG GAAAGACTGAACAGGTCTCTAATGGTGTGCCAAGACAAGTTTGAGAGTGCCAAACTCCAGAAGAACAAAAGCAACGCCACAATGGAACTGGAATCATGTGTTGACCAGTCAGTTCACGACAGCATCAACGTATTGCCCCATCTTGTTGACAAACTAAACGCTTCTCTCGGCATCAACAATTGA
- the LOC107023852 gene encoding uncharacterized protein LOC107023852 produces the protein MAGLPGYSALAPKTKNLVMAGGLTGFVFGVYYYTMRAVGGSDELQVAIDKFEDAKRSSDAEASLAPKQ, from the coding sequence ATGGCTGGACTTCCAGGATACAGCGCCCTTGCTCCCAAGACTAAGAATCTGGTTATGGCTGGAGGTTTGACAGGATTTGTTTTTGGTGTGTACTACTACACTATGAGAGCTGTTGGAGGCTCAGATGAACTTCAAGTAGCCATTGATAAGTTTGAAGATGCAAAACGCAGCAGTGACGCTGAAGCAAGTTTGGCACCTAAGCAATAA